GGAGCAGGTCCTCGAAGTCCCAGAGGATGCTTTCCAGCACGAGCCGCTCGATGCCGGAGCGGGTGAACTCGCGCCGCCCGGCGGCCTCGTCGTGCGTCGATTCCAGCACCACGTCGCAGGTGTCGCCGAGCGGGTCGAGCAGCGCCATGAACGTCTCGAACAGCGTCTCCCCCGACACGGCCGCGACCAGCGCCGGCAGCCGCGACCCGCCGGCGGGATCGACGAAGGCGTCGTGGCGGTAGCCGGCGCGGGGCACGACGTCGAGCCGCCAGCCGGGCCGAATCGCGTCGGTGAGCAGGAACCGGCCGTACTGGGCGCGGGCGAGGTGGGCATCGAGGGCGGCGCCGTCGGGCGCGGCCGGCTGCTCGTCGGGAATCGAGACGGCCTTGAGGGGGGGCGCGGAGCGGGTCACCGGGGCGGGATTGTCGGGAAGTCGCATGATGGGCTGCCAGGTGAAGGGGCCGTCCCGGCGATCGCAGGGGCGGAACAGCACAAACGTAGGACACGGTTTGGCACCGTGCGGCGGCAGGGGAGAATTGGCGGATTTCGGGGCGGGAGCGTGCCGGGGGGCCGGCCGTTGCCCTGCCCCGGCCCGCCGCCCCATAATCGTCCGTTTTCGACCGCGGCCCCAGCCTCGGACCCAGCTCGGACCCAGACTGAGACTCGGACCCAGACTCGGACACAGACCCAAGGAACGGCCCTATGGACGGGAAAATCGTCGCCACCGGCATCACCTTCGACGACGTGCTGCTGGTGCCGCGGCACTCCGCCGTGGTGCCCGCCGAGACCGACGTCTCGACGCGGCTCACCCGGGGCATCGCCCTCAACATCCCGATCGTCAGCTCGCCGATGGACACGGTCACCGAGAGCGAGATGGCGATCGCGCTGGCCCAGGAAGGGGGCCTGGGGGTGATCCACAAGAACCTGTCCGTCGACCGGCAGGCGGAGGAGGTGGACAAGGTCAAGCGCAGCGCCAACGGCATCATCGTCGATCCGGTGACCCTGCCGCCGTCGGCCACGGTCGCCCGGGCCCGCGATGTGATGGATCAGTACAACATTTCGGGCGTGCCGATCACCGCCGAGGATCGCAGGCTCGTCGGCATCATCACCCGGCGCGACCTGCGGTTCCTGGAGAGCGGCACGACGCCGATCGCCGAAATCATGACGAAGTCGGGCCTCGTCACGGCCACCGGGGCCGTCTCCCTCGACGAGGCCGAGAAGATTCTCATGGCCAACAAGGTGGAGAAGCTGCTCCTCGTCGACCGGGCCGGACTGCTCACCGGCCTGATTACGATCAAGGACATCGACATGATGAAGCGCTTCCCCAACGCCTGCAAGGATCGGCAGGGCCGGCTCCGGGTCGGCGCGGCGGTGGGGGTGTTCGACTACGAGCGGGCCGAGAACCTGATCGCCAAGGGGGTCGACATGCTGGTCGTGGACAGCGCCCACGGCCATTCGGCGAACGTCATCGAGACCGTCGCGGCAATCAAGAAACGCTGGGAGATCGAGGTGGTTGCGGGAAACGTGGCAACCCGGGAAGGCTGTCGCGATCTCATCAAGGCTGGCGCGGATGGAGTCAAAGTTGGGATCGGTCCCGGGTCGATCTGTACCACACGGGTCATCTCCGGCGTCGGTGTTCCCCAGATCACGGCGGTCTGGGAGGCGGCGACGGAGGCGGCCGGTGCCGGCGTGCCGGTGATCGCTGACGGAGGCATTCGCTACTCGGGAGACATCACCAAGGCGATCGCCGCCGGAGCCCACGCCTGCATGATCGGGGGCCTGCTGGCGGGGGTCGCGGAAAGCCCGGGACAGACCGTTCTCTACCAGGGACGGACGTTCAAGGCCTACCGCGGCATGGGATCGCTGGGGGCGATGGTCCAGGGATCGAGCGAACGCTACCGCCAGAAGGCGACGGGGCGCGGCGGCGACAAGCTGGTTCCGGAGGGAGTCGAGGGCCGGGTCCCCTTCAAGGGGCCCTTGAGCGGATTCGTGTACCAACTCGTCGGCGGCCTGCGGGCCGGCATGGGTTACTGCGGCACGAGGACGATCGAGGAACTCCGGCGCGACGCCCGCTTCATCCAGGTCACCGCCGCAAGCGTCCGCGAGAGCCATCCCCATGACATCGTCATCACGCAGGAAGCCCCGAACTACACGGCCGAGCACAGCAAGTCGGCGGAGTGATCCGCGGTCCCTGCTGCTGGCCGCCCTGCTCTGGGGCCTGCTCCCGGCCGGCGTCGAGGCCCGCGACTGGCGGGCGTTCGCGCGGTCGGCCCCCGAGTCCGCCGACCCGCGGCTCGATCCGGCGTTCCCCCCGGCCGAGCCGGTGACGCTCCTCCCGGCAGCGGCAGTCGCAGCGACGCCGCTCGCGGCCGCGGTCGTCGGCGCGGAGGAGCCGGACGTGGTGCCGGCCGACGCTCCCGCGGACGTCGGCCCGGCCACGTCGGGCGTGCTGGTGGTCGCCGCCGACCGGCCGGCCGAGTCGACGCGGACCGCAGATGCCTGCAGGGAGGACGCGGCAGAATGCCGCGAAGCGCTGCAGAGACTCCGCGCCGATGCGATCTCCGGCATCGATCTCGACATCCGCGTGGCGGGACGGCCGGGGAACGACTACCCCTGCGAGTGCCGGCTCGAGGGGGAGACCTTCCGGCCGCGGAACTTCGCCACCACCATGTTCACCTGGAAGGCCGCCGGCTATTGCCACAAGCCGCTGTACTTCGAGGACTGGCAGCTGGAGCGGTATGGCCATTCGCACGGCGCGCTCGATCCGATCTTCTCCGCCGCGCACTTCTTCGTCTCGCTGCCGGTGCTGCCCTACAAGATGGGGGTCGAATTGCCCTGGGAATGCGTCTATCCGCTGGGCCATTACCGGCCCGGCAACTGCGCCCCGTGGACGATCCCGGCCGTGCCGATCAGCGGCCGCGGCCTGGCCGTGCAGGCGGCGACCGTCACCGGGATCGTGTTCCTCCTCCCCTGAGTGGCTCACGCTCGAGCCACGGGCGGTTCGCTGGGCGGATCAAGGCGGATTCGTATGAGCGGACTGAAGCCAGGTTGCCGACGCGGCGGCGTCAGCGTTTCCGCAGCGTCGCGATGTAGGCGTACCGCCGGCCCACCGACTCGATCGTGACGTCGGCCCGGCCGCTCTGGCCGAGTTCCACCAGGGCCGCCTGCACCTCGGGCCGGTAATGGACGTGGAACACCGCCAGCCACTTCTTCAGTCCGGCCGCGAACACGGCCGGCAGGTCCTGCTGGTCCCAGAAGTCGACGATCAGCATCCGCCCGCCCGGCTTGAGGTTGGCGAGGGCCGCCTCGATCGCCCCCGGCCAGCTGGGCACCATCGACAGGCAGTACGAGAAGAAGATCGTGTCGAAGGGCTCGTCGCGGCCGAAGATCGTCCGGGCATCGAGTCGTTCGGCCAGCCCCTGGCGGAGCCGGATCGGCTCCAGGCCGGCCGCCGGCACCCCGGCCCGGGCGATGCTCCGGGCGGCGGTGTCGAGCATCTCCTGCGAGGCGTCGAGGCCGCAGAGCAGGCCCGGCTGGGGCCGCCGGGCGAGCTTGATCAGGTTGCGGGCCGTGCCGCAGCCCACCTCCAGCGTGGCGCTGCCGGGGTGCGTGGCCACCTTGGCGAGCATCCGGTCGCGACCGAGCAGGTAATAAGCCCGCGTCAGGTCGTAGACGTGCCGCGTGAGCCGGTACATCCGGTCCATCGCGGCCGCCGGGTCGGCGGCCCTGCCTGTGCTCATGAGGCCGCCGATTCCGTCATCTCGTAGAGGTGGAACATGCCATAGATCGCCGACCGGTCCTCGAGGTGGAGCTGCCGCGAGCGTTCCTCCGCGTAGCAGAACCGCTGGCGCAGGGGGCCGGGCAGGGCCGCCTCGATGGGCGATTTCTCCCCCGCCGTCCGGAAGATCACCCGCGTGTTCGGGCCGCCGACGCGGGCGATCTCCCCCCACAACTCGGCGATCACGTGCGGCGGCATCCAGTCCTGGCTGTCGAGCAGGACGAACCCGTTGAGCGCGCCGGGCTGCTCGGTGCGGAGGTGGTCGGCAAGCGAGGCGACGTGCGTCTCCACCCGATCGACGAGCGACTTGATCTTGTCGTAGTTCTCACGCTTCAGGTAGTCGGGCAGCGCCTTGCGGTTCTCGTGGTCGTAGCGCCGCCCGAAGGCCTGCCAGGCGAAGTAGTTGTCGTCGAGCGGGAAGCCGCAGGCCAGCCGCTTGACCCGTTCCCGGTACATGTCGAAGAGTTTGCTGCCGTCCCCCCCCTGCTCCTCCAGCATCGCCGCGTGCTGGCTCGGCGGGATGCCCAGGCTGTAAACGGCGACGGGCTGGCGGCCCATCCAGCGGACGAGCCGGTTGCGGAACAGCGCCGCGTAGGTGTCATCGAAGATCCGCTCCTGCTCGGCCAGCGTGCGGGCCGCGAGCAGCCGGGCCGGGTCGCGCCGCATGCCCTTGGCGAGCCCGTGAACGACGCGGAAGAACTGCCCGAGCTTGGCCTTCTCGTACAGGCCGCGTTTGAAATAGCCGATCCGGCGCGGGCCGACCTTTCGTCCCGGCCAGTCGCTCGATTCCCAGAACGCCCGCGTCTGCGGGTCGAGCGCGTCGCGGATGTAGCGGCGGTAGTTGTCGAGGTTGTCCTCGTGCCGGCCGTAGCCGAAGAACTTGTAGAACGTCTCGTAGTCGGGCAGGTGCTTGATCGCAGCCAGCTTCAGTCGCGTCAGCGACATGTGATTGGCGTTGAGGTCCACCGCCACGATGCGGCGCGGCTCGTGGACGAGGTAGTTGAGGACGTTGCATCCGCCGCTGGAGATCGTGAGCAGGCTGGAGTCCGGGCCGAGCCGCAGCGCCTG
This region of Planctomycetia bacterium genomic DNA includes:
- the guaB gene encoding inosine-5'-monophosphate dehydrogenase; the encoded protein is MDGKIVATGITFDDVLLVPRHSAVVPAETDVSTRLTRGIALNIPIVSSPMDTVTESEMAIALAQEGGLGVIHKNLSVDRQAEEVDKVKRSANGIIVDPVTLPPSATVARARDVMDQYNISGVPITAEDRRLVGIITRRDLRFLESGTTPIAEIMTKSGLVTATGAVSLDEAEKILMANKVEKLLLVDRAGLLTGLITIKDIDMMKRFPNACKDRQGRLRVGAAVGVFDYERAENLIAKGVDMLVVDSAHGHSANVIETVAAIKKRWEIEVVAGNVATREGCRDLIKAGADGVKVGIGPGSICTTRVISGVGVPQITAVWEAATEAAGAGVPVIADGGIRYSGDITKAIAAGAHACMIGGLLAGVAESPGQTVLYQGRTFKAYRGMGSLGAMVQGSSERYRQKATGRGGDKLVPEGVEGRVPFKGPLSGFVYQLVGGLRAGMGYCGTRTIEELRRDARFIQVTAASVRESHPHDIVITQEAPNYTAEHSKSAE
- a CDS encoding O-methyltransferase, with protein sequence MSTGRAADPAAAMDRMYRLTRHVYDLTRAYYLLGRDRMLAKVATHPGSATLEVGCGTARNLIKLARRPQPGLLCGLDASQEMLDTAARSIARAGVPAAGLEPIRLRQGLAERLDARTIFGRDEPFDTIFFSYCLSMVPSWPGAIEAALANLKPGGRMLIVDFWDQQDLPAVFAAGLKKWLAVFHVHYRPEVQAALVELGQSGRADVTIESVGRRYAYIATLRKR
- a CDS encoding S-adenosylmethionine--diacylglycerol 3-amino-3-carboxypropyl transferase encodes the protein MTTVAAHTNTHRLRKAVHHNRLATKRGLLERMFTLWFRGFVYNQIWEDPRVDAQALRLGPDSSLLTISSGGCNVLNYLVHEPRRIVAVDLNANHMSLTRLKLAAIKHLPDYETFYKFFGYGRHEDNLDNYRRYIRDALDPQTRAFWESSDWPGRKVGPRRIGYFKRGLYEKAKLGQFFRVVHGLAKGMRRDPARLLAARTLAEQERIFDDTYAALFRNRLVRWMGRQPVAVYSLGIPPSQHAAMLEEQGGDGSKLFDMYRERVKRLACGFPLDDNYFAWQAFGRRYDHENRKALPDYLKRENYDKIKSLVDRVETHVASLADHLRTEQPGALNGFVLLDSQDWMPPHVIAELWGEIARVGGPNTRVIFRTAGEKSPIEAALPGPLRQRFCYAEERSRQLHLEDRSAIYGMFHLYEMTESAAS